A genome region from Purpureocillium takamizusanense chromosome 8, complete sequence includes the following:
- a CDS encoding uncharacterized protein (EggNog:ENOG503P5AT~COG:J): MATKEPVLTKNAPPPLPGIYSQAIKANGMVFVSGAVPMDAETGKLIDGDIQAHTHQCIKNLKAILEAAGTTLDKVVKVNVWLANMDDFAKMNEVYSTYWGDVKPCRTCVAVKTLPLNTDVEIECTAVL; the protein is encoded by the exons ATGGCCACCAAGGAGCCCGTCCTCACCAAGAacgcgcccccgccgctgccgggcatCTACAGCcaggccatcaaggccaacGGCATGGTCTTCGTCTCCGGCGCCGTCCCCATGgacgccgagacgggcaagcTCATTGACGGCGACATCCAGGCCCACACG CACCAGTGCATCAAGAACCTCAAggccatcctcgaggccgccggcaccacccTCGACAAGGTCGTCAAGGTCAACGTCTGGCTCGCCAACATGGACGACTTTGCCAAGATGAACGAGGTCTACTCGACCTACTGGGGCGACGTCAAGCCCTGCCGGAC GTGCGTTGCCGTCAAGACGCTGCCGCTCAACACCGACGTCGAGATTGAGTGCACGGCTGTCTTGTAA